The sequence GGTGGACTTCACCGATGAAGCCCTGTGGGTCAGTGAAGGCCCGCGCTTGGCGGGGCGGTTCGTCGCCTTCGATCTGCGCAGCGGCCTGGGCAGCGCCTCGCCAAGACCCTTCCGCAGTCTGCCCGAAGACCCAGAGCGACACGCCCCCGAGATCGAGAAGCTGCTGGCTCCTTGATCCTTTGATGCCCCCGCCCTTGGCGCTCCTTCACGGCGGGCCGCGCTACGCGCGGGCCCGTGCCCCCAAGCGTCGCGCTCGGCCGCGCGCAAGTGTCGACCCTTCGAGCACTCGCGGCCAGCGCGCCGCGGGGGCACCAACGAGACGACGCTCTCGCCGCCCGGTCACGCGCCCCCGCTCTCGCTAGGTCTCAATCCGTCGCGGCGTCCGAGCCGGCGTCGGTTCCGCCAGTGCCGCCCGTCGCGCCGCCAGTTCCGCCCGTCGAGCCACCGGTTCCGCCAGTACCGCCCGTGGCGCCGCCAGTTCCGCCGGTTCCACCCGTTCCACCCGTCGCGCCGCCAGTTCCGCCAGTTGCACCACCGGCGCCGCTGGCGCCGCCAGCGCCACTCGCGCCACCAGAACCGCTCGCTCCACCACTGGCACCACTGCTACCGCCCGAGCCGGAGCTGCCGCTCGCTCCACCGGTTGCGCCGCTTCCGCCGCTGCCACCGGCAGACGCATCCACACCATCGGCGGGGATTTCGCTGCGATCCACATCCGTGATCAGCGCGCAGCCAAGAGGCGCGAGAAAGAACAAACCACACGCCACCAAGCTCTTCAGATGGTTCATCGTCATTGTCTCCAGTGCCGCTGTCAGTCGGTGCTGGCGTCGCCTGCGTCGGTCGTCGAACCACCGGTTCCGGCGTCCGTTCCGCCCGTGCCGCCAGTTCCGCCCGTCGCGCCACCCGTTCCACCAGTTCCGCCCGTCGCGCCACCCGTTCCACCAGTTCCGCCCGTCGCGCCACCCGTGCCGCCAGTTCCGCCGGTCGCGCCACCGGTTCCGCCAGTTCCGCCCGTCGCGCCACCGGTTCCGCCAGTTCCGCCGGTCGCGCCACCCGTGCCGCCGGTACCACCCGTCGCGCCACCGCTTCCACCGCTTCCGCCGGCGCCGCTGCTACCACCGGCGCCGGAAGCTCCACCCAAAGAAGCGTCCGCCCCGCCCGTGCCCGCGTCCATGCCGGAGCTACCGCCGGAACCCGACGAACCGCTCGAGCCCGAAGCACCCGAAGTGCCGCCGGCGCTCGTTCCACCCGTGGAGCCCCCGGCTCCGGCCGCTCCGCCAGTGGTCCCTTCAGGGATCTCGTCGCGGTCCACATCCGTGATCAGCGTGCAACCTGCTCCGAAGGCAAGCGTGACGGCACCGTAGAAGACAAGCTTGTTGAAGGTCGGGCTCCTGCGCATTTCGTACCTCGTCGGCCAGTTCGACCGAGCCCCATTGTTCTCGCTGGGGGCGCGAAAGGCAAGGCCGAGTATCCCGAAGGGACGCTCGCGCGGGATTGATGCTCGCAGCGGAGGCGAGGAAGCAGGCCGAGCGCCTCGCGGACGGGGTTCGTCGCTGGATTTCGCGGGCGTTGCAGCGCCGCATCGGCACTGACATGACAGCGGGGTGAGCCCGGTGGATGTACACCTCGTCGATGGCACCTACGAGCTGTTTCGAGCCTACTTCGGCGCGCCCGCGACCCGGAGCCCAGAGGGCGTCGAGGTCGGTGCTACGCGCGGACTGCTCTCCTCCCTCGCATCGCTGCTGCACCGTCCCGAGGTCACTCATGTCGCGTGCGCGTTCGATCACGTGGTGGAGTCATTCCGCAACGACCTCTACGCCGGCTACAAGGCGGGGGAAGGCATCGAGCCCGAACTGATGAATCAGTTCCCGCTCGCTGAGCAGGCGGCCGCGGCGCTCGGGATCACCGTGTGGCCGATGGTCGAGTTCGAAGCTGACGACGCTCTGGCAACCGGCGCAGCAAGGCTGCGAGGCAATGACGACGTGCGGCGAGTCGTGCTGTGCACCCCGGACAAGGATCTGTCGCAGTGCGTGCGGGGCAACCGTGTGATCTGCTGGGATCGCATGCGCGATCGCGAGCTGGACGAGGACGGCGTTCGCGCACGCTTTGGCGTGCTTCCCGAATCCATTCCCGACTACTTGGCGTTGGTGGGCGATAGTGCCGACGGCATTCCCGGTATCCCGCGTTGGGGCGCGAAGTCAGCAGCGGCGGTGCTCGCGCGCTACCTGCATCTGGAAGCCATTCCGCCCAGCCACGAACGGTGGGACGTGACCGTGCGCGGGGCTGCGGCTCTATCGGCCAATCTCGAGGCCGGTCGCGAAGATGCGCTGCTGTTTCGGACCTTGGCCACGGTTCGGGAGGATGTACCCATCGAGGTGGACCTAGGTTCCCTCGAGTGGAGAGGCGCCCATCGCGAGCCGCTCGAGCACCTGGCTGCATCCTTGGGCGATCGGCGAATCGTCGAGCGAATCGGGCGTTTTTCCAGCTAGACCCGCGACCGTCGCGGGCGCGCCAGGCGGGTGACCCTGCGTCCTTTTGAGCTTCGGCCTGGCTCGGACTACGCTTGGGGTAATGATGCGCGCTGCCCCCGCCCTGCTTGCCCTGCTCTTCCTGACCGCTCCTGCGTCTGCCCAGTTTTCGGCGAAGCCGATCTTCGCCCAGGGCTACCCGCCGCCCCAGCCTGGATACGGGCAATCGCAACCGGGCTACGGACAGCCCCAACCCGGCTACGGGCAATCGGGTGGTTCAAACCTTTCGTCCGGCGGACTGGCCCCGCCGACGGGAAGCGCGCCCAGCGGAGCCGGGGAGGCTCGCACCGAGCAGGAGTTGGAACGCGCCGAGCGCGAGGACTCCGGTCGCGGCCTGGAGTTCTTCTACATCAACGCTGAGGTGGGAGGCGAGCACCTGGGCCTACAGACCTTCAAGGCCAACAACCTGGTCGACGCAGGTGTGGTCGAGACGTCCCAGACGGGTCTCGTGGTTGGGGCGGGGCTTGGGCTACGGCTGGTGTTCATCACCCTTGGACCCCGATTCCGTATCGGAATGTTCGACCAGTGGCAGCTGTGGACACTCAACGGAGAGCTCGGAATTCGCATTCCCTTGGGCGACGTCGAGCCGTACTTCACGTTCGGAGGCGGCTACGCATCCGTGGGTGCATTCGATTCGGGCAATCTCGGCGGTGCCCTGAACAGTGACGACGTCGACATCACCGGCTACAACATTCGAGGCGGCTTCGGCATCGATCTCTACCTCAGCTCTGCGTTCTCCATCGGCGCGAATCTGACCGGCGAGATGTTGATTCTCACTCGTCCCGGAGTCGACCCCAGCAAGCTCCAAGGCAGTGCCTCGGGCGGAACTACCTCCGCGCAAGCGGCCGCGGAAGTCTACGCGGCAGACGGATCGAGCATCGGCGCTGGCGTGACACTGACCGGAGTCGCCGGCCTGCACTTCTGAGTCGACTCGTGCAGCAACTGCTGGGCGTCGCGCTGGCCATCGTACCCCTTGCGGTTGCCGCATATCTGTGGCGACGCGCGAGCGTGGTGTCGCGCGTGCCTCGGCGCTTCGTCGTTGCCATGTTCCTGGGCGGTGTGGTGGTGGCACTGGGGGCGCTCACCTTGGAGCGCTTGGTCCTGGAGTGGTCGGGGCTTTCCGTGCGCACCGCTGAAGTAGGTGCCGGAGGGGCGCTGCTCGCGACCTTCTTGCTGGTGGCGCCGCTGGAAGAAGGCGCGAAGGTGCTCGTGGTGTGGCCGCTGTACGCGGCGCGTCAGCTGGAGACTCGACGCCTGGGAATCACCTACGCGGCCAGCGCGGGGGCAGGCTTCGCCTCTGCGGAGGCACTGACGGAAATGTGGAACGCGCCTGCGTCCGATCCACTTTTCTGGGTGCGAATTGCCGTCGCGCTGCCAGCGCACTCGTTCTTTGCGGGGATGTGGGGCATTGCCTTGGGCGGGGATCGCCGTCGACGTGGCAGTTGGTTCACCATCGCCTGGCTCGCCGCAGTCCTCGTGCATGGGCTCTTCGATCACATCGTATTTGGGCGAGGGCCCGGGCTGCTTGCCGCGGCAGGCCCTCTCATTTTCGCCATGGCCGGGCTCTCCTGGCTCTCCCTGCGGGAGGAGCTGCCCGTCTCGGGGGCCCGTCGCCTCAAAGTATTGCCGGAGCCGCCCTCCCTGCAGGCCATGCGGGCCGCACTGTCCGCAGCCGACCGCCCGGTGATGTTGCACTGGATCGCCATCGGCGCACTGGTGACGCTGGGAGTGGTGATCGTGTCTCTAGTGAGTGCAGTATTCTTGGGACACACCGTCGGCATCGACTTCGCGCTTGCGGACGAGTCGGACGTGCGCTCCAGCGGTCCCTTGGTGCTACTCGGCAGCGCCGTGCTTCTCGCCTTCCCCCTTGCGGGCTTCCTCGTCGCCAAGGCGAGCGCCGCAACCAGTGTTCTGGAGCCGGCCCTCGGCGCGGCCCTCGCGATTGCGGGCACGGTGGCCCTGCTCACCATCACCTCGCCAGTCACCGTGCTCATTGCGCTGGCGGGCGCGCCGGTTGCATTTGCGCTTGCCTGCGGCGGCGCGTGGTTCGGTTTGGCGCGCTGAGGGCCAGGGCAGGGACGAAGGGGCAACTGTGGACGCTTCGTACCAACTTGCTGGACCAAAACGTCCAAGCCGCAACTCTGCACCGGCGACGCAACCTGGAGTCGTGGCGGCAACTGCAGTCGCCGACCATACCAGATCTGGATCTGTGGCCGCCATCGGCGCGGCCGCCATCGGCGCGCGGTTTGCAAAGGCCGAAGATGACTTCCGGCGCGTTGATCTCCTGTCAGATCGAACACGCGTTTCGAAAGGGTACCGCCTGTGAGAACGCCCGAACTCGAAGTGACTACCTTCGTCGTCTGGGTTGCCGCGCTCAGTGGCGGACTTGCATCGACTTGCGACCGCTCCACTGCGTTTGCTGCGGCAGAGTCACGACCTCCCAGCAGCGCCGCTCGAGCGCCGGCGCCCCCCAGGGGCGCCCTCGAACGCAAAGCGCGCGCTGTCGACGAGATATCAGAATCGCCGCGTGACGCCAGCATGGCGCCGACCAGTGAAGGTCATGACCCCGACGGCGCGGCGTTCGTCGACGCCGCGGCTCCTGCGGCTCCAGGTGCCAAGGCGCCCGTGAAGTTCAAACGGAACCTGACGGGAGTGGGCCGTGGCGGGCCGCTCCGCAATCGAGGCTGGAACATTGGCATCGGCAGGCTGGATGACGGAGGGGCTCGCTAGGAGCCGAGAACAGCTCCGCTACTGCACCCGAAGCGGCACGTACAGTGCTTTGCCGCCGCTGAGCGCTTCCAGGGATTCTGGCAACCCGACTTCCAACATGTACTCGCCGCTCGACAACGGCTGCGGCGGTTTCCACTGGCAGTTAGCGTCACGCTCTCTGCTCTGGGCAGTGGCAGTCAGAGGCAACATGACCGTGCCGGACGGCGCCAGAGCCAGGCGCACCGTCCGGCTCTGGCACACGTAGTAGCGGTGGCACTCCCCTACCTCGTCCACTCGGGTCGCTCCCCGATGGATCGACACGGCGAACGCCTTGTCAACGCCGCAGGGTAGTCCCAGGTCAAG comes from Polyangiaceae bacterium and encodes:
- a CDS encoding 5'-3' exonuclease H3TH domain-containing protein translates to MSPVDVHLVDGTYELFRAYFGAPATRSPEGVEVGATRGLLSSLASLLHRPEVTHVACAFDHVVESFRNDLYAGYKAGEGIEPELMNQFPLAEQAAAALGITVWPMVEFEADDALATGAARLRGNDDVRRVVLCTPDKDLSQCVRGNRVICWDRMRDRELDEDGVRARFGVLPESIPDYLALVGDSADGIPGIPRWGAKSAAAVLARYLHLEAIPPSHERWDVTVRGAAALSANLEAGREDALLFRTLATVREDVPIEVDLGSLEWRGAHREPLEHLAASLGDRRIVERIGRFSS
- a CDS encoding PrsW family glutamic-type intramembrane protease; translated protein: MQQLLGVALAIVPLAVAAYLWRRASVVSRVPRRFVVAMFLGGVVVALGALTLERLVLEWSGLSVRTAEVGAGGALLATFLLVAPLEEGAKVLVVWPLYAARQLETRRLGITYAASAGAGFASAEALTEMWNAPASDPLFWVRIAVALPAHSFFAGMWGIALGGDRRRRGSWFTIAWLAAVLVHGLFDHIVFGRGPGLLAAAGPLIFAMAGLSWLSLREELPVSGARRLKVLPEPPSLQAMRAALSAADRPVMLHWIAIGALVTLGVVIVSLVSAVFLGHTVGIDFALADESDVRSSGPLVLLGSAVLLAFPLAGFLVAKASAATSVLEPALGAALAIAGTVALLTITSPVTVLIALAGAPVAFALACGGAWFGLAR